TCCAGCATCGCTCCCCCGCCGGTGGAAAAAAAAACGTTACTTTTGATTTTTGATTTTTGATTTTTTCTCCCTTCGAGAGATCCCTCATAGGGGGAGATTTTTAGCGAAGCGATTGTTTCTCCGCCGCCGATAACGATTTTGGCTTTTTTATTTTTGAAAACCGCGGCCGCTATTTCTTCCGTTCCTTTGGCGAATTTTTTATCCTCAAACATTCCCATCGGGCCGTTCCAGATAATGGTTTCGGCTTTTTGGATGATTTCGTTATATTTTTTTGCCGTCTCCCGGCCGATATCCAAAATTTTTCTTTTATAAAGAACGGCGTCAATCGGTAAAATAATTTTTCGCGTTATTTCCCGTGTTATTTTACCGTCTATCCGAATTTTTTCATAAAATGAATCGCCCACCGGCAAACCCTGAAGCGCAAAAAAAGTATTTGCCATCGCTCCGCCAATCAAGAAATAGTCGGCTTTTTTTAGAAAATTATTTATTAAACCGATTTTGTCCGAAACCTTGGCTCCGCCGAGGATTATCACCAATGGCTTTTTAAATTTTTTCATCACTGCGTCAAGATTTTCAATTTCTTTTTCCAAAAGCAAACCGGCATAACTCGGCAAAAAATGAGTGATGGCTTCCACTGAAGCGTTTTTCCGATGACTGACGGCAAAAGCGTCATTAATAAAAATATCGCCAAGAGAAGCCAACGCTTTGGCAAAAT
Above is a genomic segment from bacterium containing:
- a CDS encoding phosphoglycerate kinase, giving the protein MKYLGQLKPNQLKNKTCLLRVDLNIESPGKDAFRLQAILPTIKFLIKNGVKVVILSHRGRPLKATNEKRQATSYSLKSFAKILSRLIKKPVHFIDFKKGFNVSEISDTITRDSILLLENLRFLPEEEKNDKDFAKALASLGDIFINDAFAVSHRKNASVEAITHFLPSYAGLLLEKEIENLDAVMKKFKKPLVIILGGAKVSDKIGLINNFLKKADYFLIGGAMANTFFALQGLPVGDSFYEKIRIDGKITREITRKIILPIDAVLYKRKILDIGRETAKKYNEIIQKAETIIWNGPMGMFEDKKFAKGTEEIAAAVFKNKKAKIVIGGGETIASLKISPYEGSLEGRKNQKSKIKSNVFFSTGGGAMLEYLAGEKLPGIEALKNN